In Cryptomeria japonica chromosome 5, Sugi_1.0, whole genome shotgun sequence, the genomic window TATAAAAGATAATGATGTCTTGATACATTCTAAAAACTGAATAACCATTTCCTAAATACTCTTGATTTCAAATATtgaccaaatcaatcataaaaccACCTAGATCAATTTTCCTATAGAGAGGACACATAGTCAAGAAATAAGATTCCTCTGTTCCAATAAGGGAGCCTCATAAACATAGTAGGCATCTTAACTACGATCAAACCTAAAAAGCTAATCTTTTCCTATAGAGAGGACACATAGTCAAGAAATAAGATTCCTCTGTTCCAATAAGGGAGCCTCATAAACATAATAGGCGATCAAACCTAAAAAGCTAATCTTTTCCTATAGAGAGGACACATAGTCAAGAAATAAGATTCCTCTGTTCCAATAAGGGAGCCTCATAAACATAATAGGCATTTTAACTACGATCAAACCTAAAAAGCTAATCTTTTAGGTTGAAATCTTTACCTTTACTAGATGTACACATTGAAGCTGTCAGATCCTTCCATGAAATAAAGCAAACATAATGCAAAGAGCCAGAAATGGGTGCGACATCAGAAGATTCTCACAGAAATAATATATCGCAGATTATCATGGAACAAAGCAGCATATTATGAAACATTTAAAAATACAGTATACCATGATTAGATATCTCAACCTTAGTGAAAGCTCAACCCTATACTCTTCTGTACATTCATATAGTTGAATTTCATAATGCCATTCTAACACACAAATAATACCATCGTTATACAAATTTTGGTTCAATACAAATAATATATTTATAAGATGAAGATTGTTCTACCTTCTATAATCATTCTTTTACATAAATAAATTGGTTTAAAAAGTCATAATATTATATTATCCTATACATAATATTTTAACAAACTATAACAAATCTAATGATGTAATATTCCTAATACATATAGCTCCCACCTTCCTCAGACAAAGCGCATTGGCTTATAATCAATAACGATGTATTTTTCCACTGCTGGTAGTATCTGATTAGCAAATTCTACGTGAGCAGGATGGGCTAGATAGGCATCAAGACCTTCAACATTGTCAAATGTACATTCAAAAACATGTGTGAAACCTTGTTGCTGATTTTCAATGCTAATATCCTCTCCCctggaaaaacaaaacaaaaaaagaatgtaAAGGATTGTGATCCATAACAATAATGTGTTTCCATCAATCCATGCAAATAGAATTTTCAATTCATATCCACTTTAATCAACAGAGAACTGGATCATAGTAGAAGAAACTTGGCCGGGTATTTGTTACTGTTAAAAACATAACATGGTTATCACTCTGGTTTATGGACTTTAATAATTAGAAAATCCAAAATTTACATTTCAGAATGGCATTCAGAGAAGCCAAGAAAAGCTCACTAGCCAGTTACATCCTACAATTGCAAGTTGATTTGCTTGTATGTTCAAGAATCAGAAAAGAATACAACATCATAGTCAAGTTTAGCTGCAGCTAATGATACAATAACTTATTAGGCGTCCCTTGTCACCAATGACATTTTAATTACTTGCCTAGCACCTAACTAGGGTTTTATGACACATTACTTATGATTGGCAGCTAACCCAAAATGGGACACAAGTGCCAATCAAGCTTGGCTAAGATTGATGACATGGCAGCACATAATTTTAAGGAAGGCTGCTTCTTGTTTTCGGTGATGTACATGTGGAAGTGTAAAAAGGAAGATGATAGATTTCAATTTTCAAGCAAGGAAACAGAAACATTAGTCTTCAAAATGCAATAACAATTAGAATGTGTTACAAAGAATGTAAGTAGGCAAGAGAGAATGAAAGCAAATAACAAGTACAAAGGATGACAAGTAGGCAAGagaaaatgaaaggagatgataaAGGGAACCAAAAAACTGAACACAGATAAAATGGTTAAATGTTTCAAACATCATCTATAAGGACAGTCTAAATGTGCATAGCAGACTGCAGATAGAAATTCATGCAATCCCtgcatataagaaaatgaaaaactcACAATGCAAAATAGAACTCTTTAAATTCACAAGCGGACAGCTCTTAGTCTAATACTGTCAATCGTTAGCAGAGTACATGTATACAGTCACACTACACAATAGAACAGTTTAAGGTTGAACTTATCCAGGTTAACATGAGAGAGATATTTCATATGCTGTCCACTTTACCATGGTTTCAGATGCCCAAACCAATATCAGATTCCAGAGTCATGTGTACACCTCAATCTactaaaattttcaaaagaagCACTTTCCTCTTGTTCAGAGAGTTTCTTGTTTTAGGAGATACTCATAATGGCACTACAGAGAGATAAAATACCAGAATCTGGTTCAATTTATATTCTCGTGTTTGTCATTACAAAATCAGAGACCATTAAGATTTACAATTAAGTTAGATCACTGGCATTTCCCTAGAATGTTTGCCCAACCCAAGCAGAACTTTGGAATTACAATAACATGAATCATATTAATGATCTCATTTACAAGATAATGGATATGCCTCTACACAGAAATTATCCAACTATAACGAGGCTGAGTGCTTGTGATAATTATAAAACATGTGTACTGTAAAATTGAACAACTGGACAATGGTTTCAACTTTCAACTGTTTGCAACCATTTGCAACTTTCAAAGTCTTCAATGTCTATCTGACATTTTCAAGCTTATAAATTTATCATTCAAGTGATACATTACAAAACTCACAATCGAAATCCTACAAGTTGTTAAGCGTTGTGATAAGGGAAAACATTAGGAAAATGTCTGATAGAAGCTGGGACGGACAAATATTTTGATAGAATACAGAATCATGTCCTACTAAAAATGGAACCTTGTTGTGTAATAGTTTGGATAGAAACAGGAAAAAGTTAGTTGCTCTGGGCGACCTTTTTCTCTTTCCATTCTATAAAGAAAATGTCCATTTTTCTGCTGAGTTTAACAAGATAGGGGAAATTCTGCACGATAGTTAGGGCAATGTTGATTTGATTTTTTGCTACTCGTAATTTATTTAAATTGGCATCCTGCGTCCCCGCTCCTCCCGATCCATTATGTTGTGTTTTCCTTGTTCAAGTACCACCACAAAGACTGATTCCAGGAGCACAGAAGAAAGGAGAAGGAGAGATCAATTGTTATTAAATTACATTATAAAATAGCCTTGGGGATGGAGAAACAGGATGAATAATAAACTCAGAAGGAATGATAGGAATGAATTGCTCACGAGATTAGAAGAAATTGAAACCATATTCCAGCTGGATGAGACAGAAGCTGAACAAAATTGAGAACCCCAATCAGAGCAGCAGATCCCATGGAAAGACTGATGGAAGCCATTGCAAAACATGGCATTAAAATGAAGGCCAAAGTTTCTGACTTCAATGATGATTTGAAACCTGACCTGTTGATGAATTGGCTACAAGAACTAGAAAGGCATGGATGAAGGGGATCCAAGGAGAGAAGAGTTTGCAGTGGCAAGGATAAAAGCACATGTCAGATTATGGTGGGATAACCTCCAAATACCGAAAAAAGACAAGATAAAGGCAAGATCAAATTATGGCCTATAATGCTAAAAGTGCTGTAAGTCAATATTTCTTACCTGCAAATTATTTGTAGGTGTTCAAACTTCAAACCTAGAATTTGAGAAAAAGGAGCTGCGTGTCGTTGAATACATAAAACAGTTTATGAAATTGCAGATAAAAGCGAATTTCCAAGAAGGTGATAAACTGTCTGCTGCTAGATATGCCAATGGACTGTGATTCCAACCACAGGATGAGCTGATCTCAATCAAGTTAAACAAAATGGATGAAGCCTATCAATATGCTATAAAAGCTAAGGAGAAATTGGATTGAGAGAAGCGTAAGTTGTTAAACAAGAAAGGCAATAGTACCTTCTTAATAGGAAAATGGAGTTCCTCGAAAACTATCAAGAACTAAAAGAACTGAGGAAGGCCAAGAAGTAAAGCTAAACACTAAAGGAAGGAGGAGCTTGAAAGGTAGAGGAAAAGGGCAAACAGTTGGTTACAGAAAGCATTCAAATTTTTCAGATGTAGTGAAGCCTATAAAGCGCTAGAATGTCCACAAAAACCCCAAATGGGCAGTGGTGGCTCAAGAAGAATATGCAACGCAAGAAGCTGAAGCAAAGACTCGAGAACTTGATGTTGCAAAGGACACTGCTAtcaagaaacaaaaaaccaaatggAGAAGGAAGAGTGTCCTTTGATCAAAATCCGTGTGCAAGCACAGAGCATACAAGATGATCATAGTGGAGGTTCTGCCGACAATCTAGCAAGCAGAGGAATGGAACAAAAATTAAAGCTCGCATGCAGTCCAAAATCAAAGCCATATAAGATTTCTTTGTTCAAAAAGGATTATAGTGATTAATCTTGTCTGGTTGCTTTTAACATTGGTCCCTGTGAAGAAAAAGTGTTATAAAACATGGCACCAATGGATGCATATGATTTTCTATTGGGAAGGCTCTTGCAATATAATTGGAAGGTAATCCACTATTGCAAGAGAGCACCCATGAAGTACAACATCTTTCAAAACCATAGAAAGAAGGTGCATCTGAATCCATCTTTGTCACTTGTACATTTGTAACAATAGGCTAAAACTATCGATATCCATTACCTAGAATAGATAACATATTAGATTGATTGGTAAGTGCATTGATATTCCTGAAGGTAGATATGCGGCATTGTGGAGTGTTTATTATCAGATCCAGGTTCAGGAAGGTGATGAATGCAAGACAGGTTTCAAAACCAAGGATGGCTTGCCACTTTTATGCAAACCATGAATGAAGTGTGCAGGTTTTTCATTGGGAAATTCGTCATAATATACTTTCATGACATTCTAAGTTTCAGCAAAAATTGCCTAGAGTATTTGAGACATTCAAAGGCAGTGTTTGATAGGCTTAAGAGTGAAAGGTTGTTTATAAATCTTGAGACAAGTGACTTTTGTAAGGAAAACCACCAGTCCTTACAAATCTATTGAAATCCCAAGAAGGCACACCAGTTGCTTAATTTAGTGAAAAGCACAATGACATCAATAAAACtaagtaaattttttttaaaaaatgggatTTAAATTGGAAAATATGgattaaagtatatatatataatcagGGGCCCAAAGTCCACAAGTCTACTAGTCCAGCGAGGATCCCAAGTACAATGAGTACCAGGCCATTTGGATGCCAGCAACGTCAACATGAGGGTGAGTACATGGGATCACGAAAATACAAAATCCATGATCACAATAACCCAATAGAGATTTGAACCATTATTGAGCACAATAGACTTTGGGACAATGGAAGCACAATGGAGACCTGTAGATCGAAATATTTTTCTTTAGAACAAAAAAATAAATCTGGGCCAGGTATTAGTttcctgaggataatgatgagctcAGCTGAGAATTAGTTGGCCACCAAACTATTATATGGAGTATTTCGAATTTTTCAAAATGTACAAAACCCAATATTGAAATACAGCAATAAAGAAATCTTTCAGccatttgataaaattttataGGATGAAATAGATACCATTGAAGAGATTTGAAGGGTTCAATGACAGTGACGAGGTTTCCAAATGTTTTGATAAATTCTTCAATTCTTTCAGGTGTAATGTCTGCCTTGAATTTCGCCAAGAAAATGTGTTTTACTACACCCAAAGATTCCATTTTAAATTTCCAGAGCTTACACTGATGCTTCACTGCACAATACAACAATATCTAGTGATGGATATTATGGAATGTTCATAAGACTGTTTCCGCTATTTTTGTCAAAGGGAAGGTTAGCCACAAAAAAATTAATACACGTTTTAAAAGATTTAGCAGGAGGACATTGTACTCAACATACGGACTGTTTATGTGGAGCCCTCTCTTACTTAAAATCTGCCTTTAACCAATACCaatcatattaaaaaaataaattcaattacacATTTAACAATGAAAATAGAAGTGGAATGGATACGGAATTTTTTATAATTCATAAAAGGTATCTAACTGTAAGAGACATACAAATCTTATCCATATAAGATTTGATTTGAACTTGTAACCTCTCTTTCAAGAATCCAAATTCTCCATCATCACTAAACACCTAACCAAGAACCACATTCATAAAAGATTCTACCGATTCTACTGATTATAGATTGATATTGATTAATTTAAGATCTAACTAATGAAAATATAGTAACTTACATGACTTTAAAAGTTGAACATAATTAATGTTTAGTGGGTGCAATGATTATGATAAGTGATGTGCATTATTTTGTGCTTGATATGatttgtcacttttgtctttgtgaTTTGGGCAACCTTGAGTTCTAAATATTTGTGGTTGGGATTTGTTTGCGCCTTCCTTTCCAAATCACGAGGCATTAAAAGTGTTCCTGGACTTCTCAATATGCAAGCAAAATGTAGAGTGCAGGCATTGAGTGTCCATGTGATGGAGCAAATTACTCTACACAAGTCAAAAGGAGGTTCACAATATCCATGACTGCAGAGGAAAATGCCATAAAGAAGGTGATTGACAGTAGCTTATTCCCGGGAGATCACATCCATGATAACAGAGTAGTTGATATCTATTTGGAAAACTTTGTGCTCATTTTCAGGAAGATGACATGGAATGAAGTTGCTATGAACAGTTTTATACAGAGTCCATACAAGTTTTTGTAGTTATTTAGTTTAATTGATtttcaaaattatattttataaataaaattaattatttgaagttcatatttatttttaaaatataaaaaatttaaaatcaaaatcaatgtctaAAATTATTAAAAAGTAATATATATGTTATAGTATTTACTTTATCTTTTAaagtaaaaacaaaataaaaaaattatcaaattagtaaatacaagtgtaataaaaataaaatagaataacacTTAAGTAAACAAATTTGTAGCATAATTGCTTTGGTTGGGCCTAAACAAGTATATATATTATgatatatgtttttgatattagAAGTAGCCAAAAAACAAGGGGGTTGACCCAGAGGAACAACAAGGAGAACAGTGGTAGAACCATTGTCTGCATATAATCAGCAGAGTTATAGccctttacctctatcaaaaactatgATCATTCTACGTACGTTTAGCAAGTATAAAGCAGTAATAAACAAATTTTTAGACATATGCCACGCAGGGCAATAGACAtagaaattcaaataaaaacaTAGGCTAACGCTATCCGCCTGCAGGCTACtaaaagtagacaaaaaatcaGCTTTCCACAACATTCAGAGAAATcatttctttttcccatggctcctcttggggaggagctttcttgcccattcctttgtgaggaatttgaacagggccttgtagtcctcatcgtccttgcctttacccttggacgCACTTTCCTGCATGAGGCATAGAGTGGTAGCTGAGCAGTGCATCACATTCAACACgaatttagaaacatcatgcattttggaTTCCGCCGCCTCCAACCTGCTAGTGATATCCTCTACATGATCAGATAGGGCCTCCACTTTTTTCTCCAGATCTGCCAAGTTTTTATCATCCTCCTCCACAACCATCATTTTTTCTAGTCTGAAAGTCGAGGAGGGAGAATTTGCAGGCTCCGGACTCTTTGAAGATGTGGGGCTTTCAGAAGCCTGGGTGGAACTGACAGAGTGAGGGGTTGGGTTATGGTGGAGCAAAACCACATTATCAGTTGGGTTAGAATTTCCAGTGTCATGCgaagaggaggggtctctcagaGATTTTTTCGAGGGTTTAGAGGCAAGTCTGCTTGAGCAGTGGGGGTTGTTGGCCTCGTCAATGATATCCATGTTAGAATCAATCTCCTGGATTCTGACTTTCTTGGGAGTTTTGACCTCTTCAAGggagtgttttttatttttattgctgCAAGAGCCAATTTTCGGGAGCCGAGGGGGGCTAGCATCATTTTTAGCAACAGGATAGGTCGAAGGACTGGTATTAGTCACATTCTGGATGGAGATAGAACGGGGCGGGCATAGAGCGAGGTGGAAGTTGTACAAGCAAAGAATGAGGCCCTAGTGGAGGATAGGGAAATCTTTACCCTTTTCCTTGGTCTTAGCAATATCCTTTACATTAGCATCCAGAGAATGCAGCAAGAAAAACGGAATGGAAATATAGTCCTTATTTCTcaaatggttaaggaaagggagatggtagtaataAAAGATACCATACCTTCCCTCCAGCGTGAAGTACTTCATCATAATGTAATAGACCTCATCCCACAGGGAAGGGAGCTCCTTCCGGTTGAATCCACCTGCCCTATTAACTGGGTTTTTGCCCTGATAGAAGAACCAGTTTAGGCTGGTGGTATCCGCAATAGGGCTCTGCTTTttccatttcctcccctccataGAAAGACCCGTCGCCTGAGCTATAACCTCTTCATTAATTTCGAACGAGATGACCCCCCATGGTGACTCTTCTGTCTTCCCAGgaattcacaaattgcttggaaAGTCTTCCATCATTCCCCTTCATACTTTCCATGAATTTATCAATGCCGCCCTCCGAGCAGACGAACCACACCGCCGACTTAGCTCTAAACTCATCAACTTTATCGGGTTCCAGACTGAGCCTGTCCCCCCCCATTTTCAATTCCTCTAGTTTAACAGAGCAAATGTGAGACCTTATAGTAGAAACTTAGAGCCGAGGCAAGGCTAAAGCAAAGTTGATATAAAATCTGTGTCGAACTTGAGATAAGAGCGCGTAATAATCGGGgtgattattatctcttatgtccgagtagatatcaaaattaggaaatctaCTAGGAACGTGCGGACCTTCAATCCAGCCAGTGTGACTTGACCTTTCCCTTCTATCGCCTTTATCTCCGCCAGTTGGCTTTGTCCGGATAATAATTAGGGAATAATCATTCCCGATATCAGTACTATCATCATAAATACATTCCTTGTGAGGGTGGTGACAAGGCCTGTCGTGGCTACGTGGCAGCCTGGGTTCATAATGGGTGGGATTCCCGTCCCAACTTAAATTTTGAAAGATGGCTCCCTTCATCTAAAAATGAATAAACAGATTCCTCATTGGACTTAGGTTTTTTCCCtctccaagatcaccttggtgGTTACCGACAGCAGACTGGGGTCCCTCCAACATCGTAAGTCTTTTTGCAGCCTTCCCACCGCCGCCATGGAGTTAGCAGCCTCATTTCCTTCTCTAAAGACATTTCAAATGGTGAAGCCATCCATGTTGGCCAGGAGGATCTTGACATCCCCCAAAATGGACTCCACTCTCCAGCCAACTGTAGATCTCCCCTTCACCGTTTCCACAATAATCtatgagtctccttcaatttccaactgTTTAATTCCTATGGAATTGGCAAATTTTAGACCCCATAGGAGGGCCATTCCCTCTGCTTGAGTGACAGTATTGTTCTTTAGATTGCCTGCTTAGGCTGCCACAGTGTTCCCCAAGTGGTCGCGAATGATTCCACCCCCTGCTTGGCAGGCATTTTGGGTGGAACCATCAAAGTTTAGTTTACACCAGTGTAATTTTGGGGTTGACCATTTggtcaatctccttttgtttttggcactgttgttgaagatttcaaactcTAGGGGGAGCttccaactttcaacaatttttttctctATCCAATTAGGAGGATTGAGGGGGGTTTTCCATTTAGTCACCACTATGTTTTCTAAGATCATCTTAAAGAAATTGTGAGAGACACTATCAGGAGGGGTTTCAGTATCTCTAAAgattttgttgtttctctctctctccataAAGCCCAGTAGATGTGTGGTGGTATTTGCCTCCATAATTGGATGATGAGGGGGTGATGGGAGGGGGGATTCCATCCGAAAACAAACTGCTTAATGTCATTCTGGAAGACCCAATGGAGACCACATTTCTGGAGGGTGTTAACCCACAGATGTTCAACAAAGGGGCAGAGGACAAACAGGTGGTCAATAGTTTCCTCATCTACATTACATAGGCTGCATTTGTTGGGGAGTTGGAAACCCTTCTTTTTCAGGTTGTCCAAGGTTAGGGTTTTACCATGCATTAGAGACCACCAAAAGAAGTTGATTTTACGGATTAAATGGGAGTTCCATATCTTCTTCCAACACTCAACATCAGCAAGGGGTCTCAGGAGTTGTCTGTAAGAAGATATGACTGAGAAGGTGCCTGATTGGGTCTCTTTCCAAATGAAACTGTCTTCATGAGGGGCTAGGGGGATTCTAGTTTCCAGCATAATGTTCTAAAGGTCTTGAGCTATGGGTATCAAGTTAGGCCCGTTGCTGAAGAACTGGACAATGTTCCTCCATCCTCTCCTTCCTGGTTCCATATAACCAGCAATATAATCCCTCAGGAGTTCCTTTAGATGGTGCATAATTTGGTGGAAGCGAGTGTTAGCCAAGGGCTTGTCT contains:
- the LOC131060896 gene encoding stress-response A/B barrel domain-containing protein HS1; translated protein: MESLGVVKHIFLAKFKADITPERIEEFIKTFGNLVTVIEPFKSLQWGEDISIENQQQGFTHVFECTFDNVEGLDAYLAHPAHVEFANQILPAVEKYIVIDYKPMRFV